One Maniola jurtina chromosome 25, ilManJurt1.1, whole genome shotgun sequence DNA segment encodes these proteins:
- the LOC123877936 gene encoding uncharacterized protein LOC123877936, which yields MPESSLKGVPKPTVSVSVSNDNLKPADKSTKILKERAIQGLKLAEIDKTEENDAPDLDIQDIDLLDLDKEEKDSSDLDTEEIDDSDLEIGDLNLNNVQLDILRKRWSSSCDKKASRTCTAACKKAYRIVCSSYRCRRKMKRDFKTECKRNCRSKFVGSITSNESDTD from the exons atgcctgagagttctctcaAAGGCGTgccgaa gccaactgtcagtgtcagTGTGAGT AATGATAATTTGAAACCTGCTGACAAATCCACTAAAATCTTAAAAGAAAGAGCCATCCAGGGGTTAAAATTGGCTGAAATTGACAAAACTGAAGAAAACGATGCGCCCGATTTAGACATTCAAGACATCGACTTATTGGATTTAGACAAGGAAGAAAAAGACTCATCTGATTTAGACACAGAAGAAATCGATGATTCTGATTTAGAAATAGGCGATTTGAATCTGAATAACGTTCAACTGGACATTCTAAGAAAAAGATGGAGTAGCTCGTGTGACAAAAAAGCTTCTAGAACTTGTACGGCAGCATGCAAAAAGGCATATAGGATTGTCTGCAGCTCATACAGATGTAGACGTAAAATGAAACGGGATTTCAAAACGGAATGCAAAAGGAACTGTAGGTCCAAATTTGTAGGGTCCATCACTAGTAATGAGTCTGATACAGATTGA